A stretch of Paenibacillus sp. URB8-2 DNA encodes these proteins:
- the holA gene encoding DNA polymerase III subunit delta, translating into MDAKTAAKEIKQGNFSPVYCLYGSEKFRMNEFAAFLESELIAKEDRDFAVIPFDLSETPVQSVVEEAETVPFMVPRKLLVVRDASLFTAGKDNAKLEHRIDVLQEYLTRPAEFSVVVFLVNSDKLDERKKIVKALKSAGTVLSFNPLGAEELLRWVEKGIRDRGCTAANGAAEALIASAGTGLQGLTAEMDKLCLFAGSGGTVDTAAIESLVPRGTEQNVFTLVEDIANLRLDKAVGTLHELLKQREEPIKIAALIARQFRIILQVKDLSAQSYSQGQIASQLGLHPYAVKLAGEQARKFGGEQLREILSRLADLDYQMKTGGIDKVLGLELFMLRLGAGKPA; encoded by the coding sequence ATGGATGCCAAAACGGCGGCCAAGGAAATCAAGCAGGGGAATTTCTCCCCCGTCTATTGTTTATATGGAAGCGAAAAATTCCGCATGAACGAATTTGCGGCTTTTTTGGAGAGCGAGCTGATTGCGAAGGAGGACCGCGATTTCGCAGTGATTCCGTTCGACCTTTCCGAGACGCCGGTGCAGTCGGTAGTGGAAGAGGCGGAGACCGTGCCGTTTATGGTGCCCCGCAAGCTGCTGGTGGTTCGGGACGCCTCGCTGTTCACGGCGGGCAAGGATAACGCCAAGCTGGAGCACCGCATCGATGTTCTTCAGGAATATTTAACGCGTCCCGCCGAATTCAGCGTAGTCGTCTTTCTGGTGAACAGCGATAAGCTGGATGAGCGCAAAAAAATCGTCAAGGCGCTGAAATCGGCCGGCACCGTGTTGTCTTTCAACCCGCTCGGCGCGGAGGAACTGCTCCGTTGGGTGGAGAAAGGCATCCGCGACCGCGGCTGCACCGCAGCAAATGGCGCGGCAGAGGCGCTCATCGCCAGCGCCGGCACGGGGCTCCAGGGGCTGACGGCGGAGATGGACAAGCTGTGCCTGTTTGCAGGCTCCGGAGGAACGGTGGATACGGCGGCTATTGAGAGCTTGGTGCCGCGCGGAACGGAGCAGAATGTGTTCACGCTGGTGGAGGATATTGCAAACCTGCGGCTGGACAAGGCTGTGGGAACGCTGCATGAACTGCTGAAGCAGCGGGAGGAGCCGATCAAGATCGCCGCGCTCATCGCGCGGCAGTTCCGGATTATTTTGCAGGTCAAGGACTTGTCGGCACAGAGCTATTCCCAGGGGCAAATCGCCTCCCAGCTCGGGCTTCATCCGTATGCCGTCAAGCTGGCCGGAGAGCAGGCCCGCAAGTTCGGCGGGGAACAGCTTAGAGAAATTTTAAGCCGACTGGCTGATTTGGATTACCAGATGAAGACAGGCGGAATCGACAAGGTGCTGGGGCTGGAGCTGTTCATGCTGCGGCTTGGCGCCGGAAAGCCGGCTTAG